A genomic stretch from Microcebus murinus isolate Inina chromosome 11, M.murinus_Inina_mat1.0, whole genome shotgun sequence includes:
- the FBXO4 gene encoding F-box only protein 4 produces the protein MAGSEPRSGTSYSPPPPSDWSRLEAAILSGWRTFWQSVGKERPTQRAPREEADEAASTLTRLPIDIQLYILSFLSPHDLCQLGRTNHYWNETVRDPILWRYFLLRDFPSWSSVDWKSLPDLEILKKPISEVTDGAFFDYMAVYKTCCPYTRRALKSSRPMYGAVTSFLHSLIIQNEPRFAMFGPGLEELNTSLVLSLMSSEELCPMAGLPQRQIDGIGSGVNFQLSNQHKFNILILYSTTRKERDRAREEHTSAVNKMFSLQNEGDDQQGSRYSVIPQIQKVCEVVDGFIYVANAEAHKRHDWKDELSHIMAMTDPAFGSSGRPMLVLSCISKADVKRMPCFYLAHELRLNLLNHPWMVQDTEAETLSGFLNGIEWILEEVESKHAR, from the exons ATGGCGGGGAGCGAGCCGCGCAGCGGGACAAGCTACTCCCCGCCGCCGCCCAGCGACTGGAGCCGCCTGGAAGCGGCCATCCTCAGCGGCTGGAGGACCTTCTGGCAGTCCGTGGGCAAGGAGAGGCCGACGCAGAGGGCCCCGCGGGAAGAGGCGGACGAGGCGGCCAGTACCCTGACGCGGCTGCCG attGATATACAGctatatattttgtcatttctttcacCTCATGATCTATGTCAGTTGGGAAGAACAAATCATTATTGGAATGAAACTGTACGTGATCCAATTCTGTGGCGATATTTTCTGTTGCGGGATTTTCCTTCATGGTCTTCTGTTGACTGGAAGTCTCTTCCAGATCTAGAGATCTTAAAAAAACCGATATCTGAGGTCACTGATGGTGCATTTTTTGACTACATGGCAGT CTATAAAACGTGCTGTCCATATACAAGAAGAGCCTTGAAATCCAGCCGTCCTATGTATGGAGCTGTCACTTCTTTTTTACACTCACTGATCATTCAGAATGAACCACGATTTGCTATGTTTGGACCAGGTTTGGAAGAACTGAATACATCTTTGGTGTTGAGCTTGATGTCTTCTGAGGAACTTTGCCCAATGGCTGGTTTACCTCAGAGACAGATTGATG gtattGGATCAGGAGTCAATTTTCAGTTGAGCAACCAACATAAATTCAACATCCTGATATTATATTCAACCACCAG aaaggaaAGAGATAGAGCAAGGGAAGAACATACAAGTGCAGTTAACAAAATGTTCAGTCTACAGAATGAAGGGGATGATCAACAAGGAAGCCGGTACAGTGTGATCCCACAAATTCAGAAGGTGTGCGAAGTTGTAGACGGGTTCATCTATGTTGCAAATGCTGAAGCTCATAAAA GACATGACTGGAAAGATGAATTGTCTCATATTATGGCAATGACAGATCCAGCATTTGGATCTTCAGGAAGACCCATGTTGGTTTTATCTTGTATTTCTAAAGCAGATGTAAAAAGAATGCCCTgtttttatttggctcatgaGCTGCGTCTAAATCTTCTAAATCATCCATGGATG GTCCAGGATACAGAAGCTGAAACCCTAAGTGGTTTTTTGAATGGCATTGAATGGATTCTTGAAGAAGTAGAATCTAAACATGCAAGATGA